The genome window GATGCAGGTCGAACCGAGCCTGATCGAACCGGCCATGGGTTATCTGCGCGCGGTGGCTTGCGGCTTTCCGGCGATAGCCCTGTTCCATGTGCTGCGCTGCTATAGCGACGGTCTGGGCATGACCCGCCCGACCATGGTGCTGGCAGTCATTGGTCTGCTGCTGAATATCCCGCTCAACTACATCTTTATTTACGGCAAGTTCGGACTGCCGGCGATGGGCGGCGTGGGCTGTGGCTGGGCCACTTCACTGGTGATGCTGGTCACGCTGCTGGGCATGCTCGGCTGGGTCAGCCTGGCACCGCACTATCGCAACAGCCGCGTGCTGCGCCAGTTCCAGTGGCCACAGCTGGCGGTTATCCGTCGTTTGCTCAGCGTCGGGTTGCCAATCGGGATCTCGGTGTTTGCCGAATCGAGCATCTTTGCGGTGATTGCCCTGCTGATCGGCGCCATGGGCGCCACCATGGTCGCCGGGCACCAGATTGCACTGAACTTCAGCTCGATGGTGTTCATGATTCCCTACTCACTGGGCATGGCCGTGACCGTGCGGGTCGGCCACGCGCTAGGCGCCGGATCACCCCGTGGCGCGCGCTTTGCCGCCGCTGTGGGCATGGCTACTGCGCTGATCTACGCCTGCCTGTCGTCCAGTGCCATGCTGTTGCTGCGCGAACAGATTGCGCAAATCTACACCGACAACCCTGCGGTTATCGCCATTGCCGGCTCGCTGCTGATCTACGCGGCAATCTTCCAGTTTTCCGATGCCATCCAGGTCACTGCGGCCGGGGCCCTGCGCGGCTATCAGGACACCCGCATCGCCATGCTGTTCACCCTGTTTGCTTACTGGGGTATCGGTTTGCCGGTCGGCTACAGCCTTGGACTGAGCGAGCAATTCGGTGTGATGAGCGGTCCTGTCGGACTCTGGCAAGGGCTGGTTGTCGGCCTGACCAGCGCGGCATTCATGCTCGGTATTCGCCTGGTCCTCAGTGCCCGGCGGCGTATTCGCCTGAGTGAACAGCTGTCCGGAGCACCCTTGCCCTGAGCGGCAGGCCGGTCAGACCTTTACTCTCCGTGAACCCGGGTAGCGGCCAGCAGTTGCCAGTAGGCTTCACTCAGATGCTCGCGGCCGGCCAGCAAGTGCTCGAGATAGGCGCGGGTCGGTCGCAAGCCATCGCTACGCCAGGCCGGATTGGCCACATATACCCAGCCCGGCAACATGCCTTGCGCGGTAAGCACCGGCATGCGCTCGCGGCTGTAGAAAACCGGCGTGCCTTCGAACGGGTCCATCTTGAAGATTTCCGCCGGAGCATCCAGCCGGTACATAACGCCTTCGACCAGCGCGCCCTGACGATGGCGGATGTTCGCGTAAGCGGTATCCGGCCGATCATGGGCCCGCTTGTTGAAACACAGCTCGTACCCGT of Pseudomonas pohangensis contains these proteins:
- a CDS encoding MATE family efflux transporter — its product is MSRLASRLARARTEFRGLLVLAIPIMIAQLSYAAMGFVDTVMSGQVSAQDLAAVALGNSLWVPVFLLMTGTLLATTPKVAQRFGARQDSEIPPLVHQALWLALGIGALCGTALWNAEAVLQLMQVEPSLIEPAMGYLRAVACGFPAIALFHVLRCYSDGLGMTRPTMVLAVIGLLLNIPLNYIFIYGKFGLPAMGGVGCGWATSLVMLVTLLGMLGWVSLAPHYRNSRVLRQFQWPQLAVIRRLLSVGLPIGISVFAESSIFAVIALLIGAMGATMVAGHQIALNFSSMVFMIPYSLGMAVTVRVGHALGAGSPRGARFAAAVGMATALIYACLSSSAMLLLREQIAQIYTDNPAVIAIAGSLLIYAAIFQFSDAIQVTAAGALRGYQDTRIAMLFTLFAYWGIGLPVGYSLGLSEQFGVMSGPVGLWQGLVVGLTSAAFMLGIRLVLSARRRIRLSEQLSGAPLP
- a CDS encoding gamma-glutamylcyclotransferase family protein — encoded protein: MSSWYFAYGSNMNPQRMRTRGLLFSEVLAGQLHGYELCFNKRAHDRPDTAYANIRHRQGALVEGVMYRLDAPAEIFKMDPFEGTPVFYSRERMPVLTAQGMLPGWVYVANPAWRSDGLRPTRAYLEHLLAGREHLSEAYWQLLAATRVHGE